Genomic window (Culex pipiens pallens isolate TS chromosome 3, TS_CPP_V2, whole genome shotgun sequence):
AGCAGCTGCGCCAGGAGATTGGCATCCGGGTGTGCGAGCGGGTCTTCTCCGGCGAGGACGGCAAACCGAGCAAGTGGTGGCTGTGCTTCGCCAAGAAGAAGTTCATGGACAAGTCGCTGTCCGGACCGGGCCAGTAAAGTGGGCTGCGTGTCGTGCCCCCTGCAAGGTAACGCAagcattttcttttttattattactCTCCGTACGCTAAATAAATCGTTCCAACGAGAAATTGGTCTTGCGGAGTTCTTCGAAAATCCATTTGATTTGGGACTTATTTTTAGCTATTTAATATGAGCTcgatttcaagatttttgaaaaatgtgacattcACTCGGTACAAGAAAACTTGTAAATCTTTCATCAGTTACATTTATTGCctcttttgttgttttcatctTAAAGTCTAGATCTCTCAGATAGCCATCGCCCTTTCCTCTGCTGCGCTGTTGTTCGCTTTCGCTAgtcttgttttgtttgtttgtttttgcaatggCTTCATCTCTCAACACGTAacgcaattgttttttttctttttacttttttcacagAGTACACATTCAGGATATACATTAAAAagggttttttgtttgtttgtttgttcaaaTAAATAGTTTTGACGTAATTCGAATAAATTAAACACATTACACACTCACGATAGATTTTGTTTCTTGCCACAACAAGCAAGAGCTtgtctattttttgttttgttttgttcaaagatctcttggagaaacattttttttgctaataatTTAACCTACGACGTttttttgttgtcatttttctaacgttgaaaaatgtattttgttttacATCTGCTTTCGCTTGAACTAATTTCTCGTTTTGTTGAGAAAGTTGGCAtttcgtttgtttgtttgttttgttgttctggAGATCGTACTGATTAATACTTCATTTTCTGGTGCGCGcgactctctctctcgctcgtgGCCGCGTTTCTACAAGCACTGCTGGAAATACGGATGCTTCAGGGCTTCGTCGGCGGAGATGCGGTTGTGCGGGTTGATTTCGAGCAGCTTGTACAGCAAATCGTACACGCTGTCCGGGAACTCGTCCTCGGCGAAATCGCGGTTCGAGTCGGAATGCTCGCAGAGACACTCGTCCAGCCGTTGCTGGCAGTTGTCGCAGCTGTTGGCGAACGTGGTCGCCGTCTGTTCCTCCTGCTGCCGAGCCCGGAGACGCCGGAAGCGGAAGCGTAGACGCATGCAAAGTTTGCGCAAATCCAGCGGTTGCTTGCGCTGGCCAGTCTTGACGTGGCGGCCCAGTTGAACCGCCGTCTTCTTGATGCGTTGGTCACCAAACACGGTGATAATCTCGGCCAGCGAGTGAAAATCATCCGAGTTCTTGAAGAACGGGTAGCACCGCGACAGAATGCTCAACAGCATAACTCCGGCGGCCCAGATATCGACGACGGTCGTTTGGTCCGGGTACTTGAGCAGCACCTCCGGGGGACGGTAGCCGGGAGTACCGGCCCGGGATGCTTGCATTTCCTTCTTCACGAGGCAAATGTTGCACACCTGGCTCTTGCCGAAGCACTCGCACAGTGCGGCGTTGATGGCGTTCGCTCTGGCCGCCGTCTTCGGTGGGATCGGTACGACGGGCGACTGGTTATTGCCTGCTATtccctgttgttgttgttgatgttgctgCAGCAGTTGCTGCTGGCGTTGAGCAACCTTAATGTTAGTACTAATGCCCAAAACAGTCGACTTGACCTGGCGGACCAGCGGCGAACTGTAGAGATCCTTGGTGATATTCGAGAGCTTCATGGGTGAAATGATTTGGTTGGATTGCTTCAAAGGCGTTTTGAAAACCGccggcggctgctgctgctgctgctgcgtggCATTTCCGCTCGGTTCCGTACCGGCCGGTGTTGTACTGTTCTCCAGGTTGTCTGCTTCTAGCTTAAtcttcttctgctgctgctggaccaCGACTTCGCTACCCTGCTGATTTCCTTCGTCCCCAGCGCCCGTACCAACACCCGAGAGACGCCGCTTGGACGACGTCTTGGTGTCCTCAGCCGGCACTTCCTTCAACGCCACGCCCCGTCGGCCGCTAATGTCCTGCGCCAGACCAAAGTCCACGAGCAGAAACTTTTGCTGCTTCCGGTTGTACAGAAAGTTGCTCGGCTTGACGTCCCGGTGGATCACGTTGAACTCGTGCACCCGCTTCAACGCCACCAGCAGGTTCCGCAGGTACAGCTGCGTTTCGGCCGGGCTCATCTTGTCGTAGTACTGGTGAAACTGGTCGTGCGCAATGTACGGCATCACGAACGCCACCGATTCCTGCCGGCGCAGGCACAAATCCACCCCGACCACGTTGCTGGCCCCGCCGATCTGCATCATGCACCGCAGCTCCCGTTCGATGCGGCTCGGATGACTAGTGGGAACCACGTGCTTGATCGCGAACAACTTCTTGCGGTCCACCGGAACGCGCTCCTGGCACTTGAGCGACCCGAGAAACACCGAACTGAACGTGCCGTGGCCGATCTTCCGGTGGATGTTGAAGATGTTGTCAATGTCCGGGATCTGCTGGCGCAGGTTGGCCACCAGTTCTGCAATGGAGGAGGACAGCAAGTGTGTGAGGAAGTTATTTAAAGCGGCTTCATTTAAATCAGTCAAAATtactatgggaccatccataaaccacgtggacacttttttgtgaatctgttacccccccccccccccctcgtggacaattgtccatacaaaaaaaactcttttgtatggatcgtggacaatcgccataccaccccccccccccccctaaagtgtccacgtggtttatggatggtccctattaagtttttatttattgaccgcaaaacaacaacaaaatatgaaaaaaaatggaaatttttttttatctcaatctaagaccgagccacgtagcccagtggtaacgcttccgcctcgtaagcggtagatcggggttcaaatcccggctcggaccaacacaactggtgatcttttcccttctggaatcgattgcttagtaaagggaaggtagtgtatcgtcacaaactggaccttatcacgataccttagggaggcgacctatggaatgttaacattaaccttaacatgttaacattaagttgagaatgaaactgccactgaatccgctttgtaaatgccggccccgatactcttcaagggtgttcccctcaggaactgggaaagatttacttttttttaagaatcaaaATAATCCTAgattattataatattttttttttgaaaaggtcaaataaactattgtctttcatatatttatatgacgtattaaaaaaaaagttactttaggtggttggtgccttcctcacattcataaagtcaatagattcagtaaaaatagcaacattcccccttatcttgtttaacaaatcaactttattactcatttttttatagggttcgcagacctccaatatttctggctcatcacacacatccacacagacatttcctcagaacatgattctgagtcgatatgtatatgtgaaggtgggtctacgaggtcaacttaataagttcatttgtcgagtgattttatagcctttcctcagtaaggtgaggaaggcaaaaactctagaaattatCTTTTGACGCAGGTTCAACTCGAGACATGAAGTTTAGGGTCCCCAGAACCACgggtaatttgatttttttttttttttttcaagaatatttagacaggatcaaatgatttttctccaaaatttgtatggatggaattagggcggttcgtcgctgttgcatacaagcaaaaaattgcatgcaatatgtgggagtagcgaacagcactaattctccatacaaactttggagaaaaaccattcggccctgtctaaatatttttgaaaaaaaaaatcaaattacacgtggttctggggaccccaaagttTATGCTTTCTCTCGAGTGGAGCCTGCGTAGAAATTTGGTTGATCGATCAAGTCGAATAAAAGTTCCATCAGGATTTTCGGCAGAACACCAATTTCGCTAGAGtccccagactcgattatccgaggacctcgaaaaaaattaactttggaTAAACGAAtcttctgataatcgaatcacggttTAACCATTGTCTTATTTTCGATTGTTGAGCATTGGTATGAtccataaactactctaaagtgattaagaatttttaaatccaagatggcgtctaaaatggcagtgatgaaaaattttgaaaaaaaaaacggtgtctaagattttaaaaaagtgtctacgtagTGTATGGACGGTCCCGAAGACGTTattgtatgaaaagatttttttcgccaacttcaacgataaaaagcgacccaaaaaattcaaaattttcacagttgtcgatttttttttatttttattgtcaccctaatgtctATCGATCTAAAGTTCTTCGTCATGTTGgttatccttttttttaattcataacttgtttttattaggtccttttaggtgctgtgactaggttgggaccgagggtcgttaaataactaatataaaacaaaaaaaaaacaacaactccttaaactccatacttggagatcatgtaactgacgagggttacttggtccaagcgggtggggagaaaatgccccacagccgaactgtagagcaactccccggcttcctccttcgtggctccaccgtctcgggagccACTGCTTCCTTGGCTTTTTTCTGCGGGCGAGGGCGATTCTTCGATTTTCCGTCCAGAACTGCgtccggcagcggagggaactccgccggcgtaaacgccggaactgctggactctgcttctccgtcTTCCTTGCTGGCGCatccggatgaagtccgcacgcttagggcagctgcggtccgtggcttcgtgggctccagagcagttggcacaccgcttcggctcggcttcttggactttgcactcgtccgtcttgtggggacccccacagttgttgcacctccccttgaggtggcAGTTTCTAGTCCCATGGCCCAGCTGCaaacagttcctgcactgggtcacgttcggccgcttgtttcggtaggcctcccaccggatgatagtgcttgccacaactttcgttgcagagagcttcttcagattggtgtatcccttggggaagaccacaatgtacggagtttcgcccacggtggacttttccttccgcttgatgacatacacctccagcgcgtccagcttgagatccctcttcagcaggtacttgacctcgtccggtttTAGTTCATCCGGTAAACCACGAAGAACTACCtgatgatttcgttcgctccgccgttcgtgggtgtagaattccactttcttcttcttgcaacttgtcaaaatctttgacagagaagcaggtcaccttggttccaaatcgggttagtttgtaaatcgggttgaaaccaaatttacaactttccactaaGGTTTCCacaaaggtggttgcttttgtttacccgCCGACTGGCCGGATGGTGAAACCGCCGGGGTgtctcctcctcctgctgggctggcattgttgttgttttcgttttccgctagcgggctgaacttgttgttattGAGCACATTCTGCTCCACTTTTCCTTCTCCGACGACAGCTCCGGTGATCTCAGGggtcttcttccgcttccgatttccCGGGATGAGTTGGAAATAATCCGTCTCGAAggtctcttccacctccatccgtcaaacaactcgAAGCACGATGCCTTTAGCGCGCACGTCACACACGTCTACTCTCTCGGAGCTGTCAGAGCCAAGTGATGGTTATCCTTGAAGCAATAACACTGtacctttttttagtttttaacagtttttcatcgaaataaataaaaaaaaatccggcttTTTTCCGGAAACTCCCaagagaaaattcaaaatctggTAAATGTTACATATATGCAACGCCTTCAATATATCTCTTGACAGGAGGAACAAACGCAAAACATCTTTTTCGCTTGCGTATTTTGTTCacccccgcccgtgtggatcaatcggactgcgcactggactcacaatccagaggtcgctggttcgaatcccgctgcgggcgctctaaaaattttaggagcccagggcgacgAAGTctttgtagttaaaaggaagacacctagtggttggtactagcaatagtggccgacagctataaagtcaacttcgttttttcgatattttgttCACCCGCGAAGGAGAAAGGAGACAAAACTcgaaaaagaaaatcgctcccaatcaataatcaagatgatgaatTTTTGAGATTCCTTTTACTGATCTTTCGTGCGCGGAGGAGAGGAGGGCCTGTTCCCTtgcgattttttctcttgatgagcgtcaaaagattttcttctGATGCTGATTCTTCCATtgcagcttgatttttttttatcagatgccatctacaaatctcgggtgagttttcaaaaagccgtaagagccaccgtaacctccgacactaatattcgtttttcttcaaattgtagcaaaatttcatttatttttagtttggggcacttgaaagacgtgtagatgaacaatcttaagcatttttgaaattggtttttcgtaagtaggtcgaataccgaggcaaaaaaaggctttgtttaccattggctcttacggctttttaatCGAGGTTTTCGACTCCAGACTCATCATGAGAAAGGTCGTTGCATTAGAAACTAAATTATTGAGAATGTTTAATATCCGGATCCGGATCGTTGGGtagataattgaaagatttttgaaacgAGTCAAAAGCTTAACACTCTGTTTTAAGTTATGACCTCTCATATTTGCATAAGATCTTAGTTGGACTaagttttttgtgctttttgtttccaatatgtttttaattCTGATGTAAATTGTTTCCAGATCTTTTGTGAGCTACATATTTAGTTtgcagtgaggaaggcaccaacggCGTCGATGGATTaaataagtttttgttttttcaaatttttcatttcaaatagaAATCACTTTTGAAACTATGTCCCAACAAAATAATCTTAATATTTCAAAGGAAGATCAATGAACCATAGCACCATATTGATTAAACATTTCTAAGAATTAATTAAATCCGGTCATCTAAACACAGTATTAATAATCAAGgtgtttttgaacaaatttcatgagcTAATGAACTAAGTAggtattgatccttgcactgtaacttggatttggcccgcacttttatctcgcacttttgacaacactaacagcactaattctccatacaaactttggtgaaaaaccattcggccctgtctaaatatttttgaaaaaaaaaaaaaatgaaattacacgtggttctggggaccccaaagttTATGCTTTCTCTCGAGTGGAGCCTGCGTAGAAATTTGGTTGATCGATCAAGTCGAATAAAAGTTCCATCAGGATTTTCGGCAGAACACCAATTTCGCTAGAGtccccagactcgattatccgaggacctcgaaaaaaattaactttggaTAAACGAAtcttctgataatcgaatcacggttTAACCATTGTCTTATTTTCGATTGTTGAGCATTGGTATGATCCattaactactctaaagtgattaagaatttttaaatccaagatggcgtctaaaatggcagtgatgaaaaattttgaaaaaaaaatggtgtctaagattttaaaaaagtgtctacgtagTGTATGGACGGTCCCGAAGACGTTattgtatgaaaagatttttttcgacaacttcaacgataaaaagcgacccaaaaaattcaaaattttcacagttgtcgattttttttatttttattgtcaccctaatgtctATCGATCTAAAGTTCTTCGTCATGTTGgttatccttttttttaaattcataacttgtttttattaggtccttttaggtgctgtgactaggttgggaccgaggatcgttaaataactaatataaaacaaaaaaaaaacaacaactccttaaactccatacttggagatcatgtaactgacgagggttacttggtccaagcgggtgcTTCCTTGGCTTTTTCCTGCggggcgagggcgatccttcgattTTCCGTCCAGAACTGCgtccggcagcggagggaactccgccggcgtaaacgccggaactgctggactctgcttctccgtcttccttgccggcggtttcggtttcgacgcctgctggcgcctccggatgaagtccgcacgcttggggcagctgcggtccgtggcttcgtgggctccagagcagttggcacaccgcttcggctcggcttcttggactttgcacttgtccgtcttgtggggacccccacagttgttgcacctccccttgaggtggcAGTTTCTGGTCCCATGGCCCAGCTGCAAACaattcctgcactgggtcacgttcggccgcttgttccggtaggcctctcaccggatgatagtgcttgccacaactttcatt
Coding sequences:
- the LOC120417499 gene encoding cell division cycle 7-related protein kinase produces the protein MEVINEATKSEAATAEMAELLSTEVPRKDEKLVANLRQQIPDIDNIFNIHRKIGHGTFSSVFLGSLKCQERVPVDRKKLFAIKHVVPTSHPSRIERELRCMMQIGGASNVVGVDLCLRRQESVAFVMPYIAHDQFHQYYDKMSPAETQLYLRNLLVALKRVHEFNVIHRDVKPSNFLYNRKQQKFLLVDFGLAQDISGRRGVALKEVPAEDTKTSSKRRLSGVGTGAGDEGNQQGSEVVVQQQQKKIKLEADNLENSTTPAGTEPSGNATQQQQQQPPAVFKTPLKQSNQIISPMKLSNITKDLYSSPLVRQVKSTVLGISTNIKVAQRQQQLLQQHQQQQQGIAGNNQSPVVPIPPKTAARANAINAALCECFGKSQVCNICLVKKEMQASRAGTPGYRPPEVLLKYPDQTTVVDIWAAGVMLLSILSRCYPFFKNSDDFHSLAEIITVFGDQRIKKTAVQLGRHVKTGQRKQPLDLRKLCMRLRFRFRRLRARQQEEQTATTFANSCDNCQQRLDECLCEHSDSNRDFAEDEFPDSVYDLLYKLLEINPHNRISADEALKHPYFQQCL